DNA from Kiritimatiellia bacterium:
GCCCTCCGTGTACTTCATGATGTTCCCCTTGTGCACGAGCGTCACTGAGGGACGCCCCTCGCGGATCGCATAGCGGATCGCGGCGCGCACTAACCGCTCGCTCCCCTCCCGGGACACGGGCTTCACACCGATCGCGGAGGTCGCGGGAAACCGGATCTTTCGCACGCCCATCTCGCGCTGCAGGAACTCGATCACCCGTCGCGCGCCCTCCGACTCCGCCGGCCACTCGATGCCAGCGTAAATGTCCTCCGAGTTCTCGCGAAAAATCACCATATTGGTAAGCTCGGGCCGGCGGACCGGCGAGGGCACACCCGGAAACCAGCGCACCGGCCGAAGGCACACGTACAGGTCGAGCTCCTGCCGGAGCGCGACGTTGAGGCTGCGAATGCCACCCCCCACCGGCGTGGTGAGCGGACCCTTGATGGAAATGCGGTAGTCGCGGCAGGCCTCGAGCGTCTCGTCCGGAAGCCAGACGCCCTCGCCATAGATCCGGACCGCCTTCTCGCCGGCGTAGACCTCCATCCAGGCGACCGACCTCTTTCCCTGGTAGGCCCGGTCCACCGCCGCGTTCCACACGCGCATCGCAGCCCGGGTGATGTCCCGACCGATGCCGTCGCCCTCGATGAACGGGATGATCGGCCGAGCGGGCACGCGCAGCGTGCCGTCCGGCGCCACTCCAATCCGCTCTCCGTCGTCAGGTGGTCGAATCCGTCGTTGCATATCCTGCTCCACCGCAGCCGGGACCTGTTGCCGCGCGTCCGGTCGCTCAGTCGAGACGCGGCGCGTCGTTCCAGAGCAGCTCCAGCGCGTAGTAGCGCCGCTTTTCCTCCGTCATCAAGTGCACGACCACGCCGAGATAATCCTGCACGATCCAGCCGCTTTCCGGCGTTCCAGACACACGCCACGCCCGCACGCCTCCGGTGGCCTTCATCGCTCGCTCGACCTCGTCGCGCAGCGCCCGAAGATGTGGCGTGCTGCGGGCGGTGACGATCACGAAGAAGTCTGTCACGCTCGACAGCGTCCGAACGTCGAGAATGACCGGCTCCTGCCCCTTCTTCTCCTCCGCGGCTGACCGCACCAGCCGCGCGAGAGCGCCGTAGTCAGGCTCCATACAGGCGATGATCCCGGAGATAGCGCTCCACCGGATCGGGCACAAGATATCGAACGCTCAACCCGGCGGCAAGGCGCCGGCGAATTTCGCTGGACGAGATGCCGATCCAGTGCGCCTCGGTCCATCGCGCCAGCATCCGTTCGGCTGGCTCCCGCGGCAGCCCCAGCGACGCCGGCGCGGGCCGGCACGGCCCTCCCGGCCGCGCGACCGCGATAAACTCGCACAACCGCATCAGCTCCCCGATGTCCCGCCAACTGGCCATCTCGGGCACGGTGTCCGCGCCGACCAGAAAGAAGAGCTCGTCCCGCGGCAGCCGACCGCGCAACGTGCGAACGGTGTCCACCGTGTAGCTGGGGCCGTCGCGCTCCAGCTCGAGACGGCATAGCTCAAACCGCGGCTCGCCCGCGATCGCCAGCTCGACCATCGCCGCACGGTGCTCCGGAGTGGCGAGATCGGCGGTTGCCTTGTGGGGTGGAACGCGGCACGGAATCCACAGCATCCGGTCGAGACCGTGGACCTCCAACACGTCCCGCGCAATGATCAGATGACCCAAATGAACCGGATTGAAGCTGCCGCCAAAGAGACCGATCTTCATCGCGTGGACTCGGCGTGCTCGGGGAAGTCCGCCAGATACCGGCGCAGCAGCGCGGCGGGATCGGCGCGCACGATGTACATCTTGCCCCGAATCCGGCGGCGCTGACCCCGTCGCAGTCCGCCGAGCCGGAAATCCGCGTGCAGGCATCGCGCAACTCCCTGAAACAGTTCCTGGTACGGCTCCCATGCGGTCGCCCACATCCATCGCCCATCCGCACTGAAACAGCCGATCAGCCCCAGACTGGGTGTGCGCGGGTTCAATGGCCGCGGATTCACATCCTCCGGCGGAACGCCGCGCGGGCACCAAACCTGACCCGGTGTATAGCGCGCCGACACTGCCCACTCCCGCGTGGGCATGCGCGTCAACTCGCCGTCGAGCACCAGGAAGCAGTTCGTCAAATAGTCGTTCGGGTCCGGCCCGCGGTCGTCAAAGCCGGTGAATCGCCCCAGCCGTGGGCACACCTGAGCCCAATGGGCGACCGATCGCTCCCGGCCGGCGTGAGACGCCTCCACCTGAAACTCCACCTCGTCTGCCCGCGCGACGATTCGGTGATGCATCTGTAGGCCGTCTTCGACATAGGTGATCAATTCAAGTTCCGTGCGGTCGGGCGCCCCCCGCAGCCATTCGGTGCGGTGCGGAATCAACGTGTGCGTGACCCAGTCGGCGTCGCGGGAGTTTGCGCGGCACACCGCCTCCAAATAGTGCACGCGCAGCCCCTCCGGCGGCAGCGCACCGCCGCGAATGGTCAGCCAGTTGTTCGTCCACTCCAGCGCCAGCGTTGCACCGCTCGCGCCCCCTCCCACCGCCAGCGCCACCGCTCCGAGGGCGGCACCGAGACAAGCTGAGCGTCGCCCCGAGAGAATCACTTTCCAGCCGGCCCCGGCGCGCGCGGCAATCGCGGCACCGCCGCGGCCTCCTCCACCCGAAGATTGAACCGCCGCGGCCTCAGAGGATCCACTTTGAACTTCAGCGTCTCGGTACGGCCGGTCCCTGGCATCCGCACATAGCCGGGCAGCGGCGACCAGATCGCATCGCCGGAAGGTTTGTCCGTATAGAGGATCGTGTACAGCCGCCCACGCTCGGAGTGCCAGCTGAGGGTGACCTCGTCCTGCACCACACAGACAAACAGTGCGCGCTCGCGGCTCGGCAGCCAGGAGGGTTTGCGCTCCGTCGGGGCCTCCTTTTTCTCCGCTGCCGAGACCGACATCGCTGCGACGGCCGCCACGAACGCGCAGACCGCCGCCCCATGCCCACCCGCTCGGCGTCCCCGCCCGTCCATCTCACTTCACGCCGCGCGGCGCCGGCGCAGAAGGGGGCGGCTCGGGCGGCTCCCACATCGCATTCGGCGCCACCACCGTCGGCGGCGTTGCCGGAGTGGCCGGCGGGTTCGACACCGCCGCCGGTCCCTCTGGCGCGCGCAGCGTCACCGGCGCGGTCGGAGCCGGCGGCGGGCCCCCGGCGCCCCGCAGCCCCAACCCCCTCCGCAGTTCGGGATGCGGGTGGTAGTACCAGCTGTCCCGCCGCCGGGGCGCGTTTTCATCCGCCAGCTGCATCCGATAGCGCCCGGCAAACCACGCCCACTCCGATTGGCGAAACTTCAGCCACCGGCCCGCCGCGTTGATCACCGCCGCATTGTCCAGATTGGTCCAGTTCACCACCACCGGAGCCAATTTCTGCGCGGCCTCCGCCAGCACTGGCGGCAGCAGCTCCGCATCGCCAAGCAAGGCGATCCGCGCCGGCCGCGTCGAGGCGAACGACCCGTCCCGGAACTGTTCCAGCGACACCGGCACCCATTCTTCTCCCGTCCAGGCGTGGAGGGTGGGCCGCTCGGTCTGCGCGTTACCCTGGTAACTCACGAGTCCCGCGGGCCGGAACCGAAGGACGTCAAACAGCACCTGCAGCACCGAGTAGCGCGCCGGGGCGACGAACAGCTCTTGCGCGGCCGCCACCCCTGCCGCCAGCACCCCCAGCGCCACCCAGCGCGTCATCCGTCGCGTCATCATCCGCACCCCCTGCTCGTCACCGTACTGCGACTCCGCCGGCGAACGCCGCGCCGGCCGCTCAGCTCTCCCGCTGCCCAAGTTCGCGATCAATCCAGTATAGACCGCGCGCGTCCTGGCCGACCATCCTCAGCTTCGCGACGATCTCCGCCGCGATGCTCTCCTCTTCCACCTGCTCGTTCACAAACCACTGCAGCAGCCCCTGGGTCGCGAAGTCCTTTTCGCGCACCGCCTGCTCCATCAGCGCGTGAATCGCCGCGGTCACCTTTCGTTCGTGTTTCAGGGTCTCTTCGAACACCTGCCGTGCAGAACCGAATTCCGCAGGAGGCTCCGCAATTGCCTTCAGCGCGACCCGGGCCCCCTGCTCCTCGAGGTAGCGGTAGATCTTCATCGCATGGCCCCGCTCCTCGTCCGACTGGGCGATCAGCCACTTGGCCATTCCGCTCATCCCCTCCGCCTGGCAGTAGGCCGCCATCGCGAGGTACAAATAAGAGGAATACAGCTCGCGGTTGATCTGCTCGTTCAGACTCGCCGCCATCTTACGGCTGATCATCTCGTGTCTCCCTTCCGGCTTGCACACCGGTCAACAGTAAACCCCATCCGCTCCGGCGCATCAAGAGGGTCGCCGCCGCGCGGTCCCGTCCCGTTGCCAGCGCAGGCGGGCGAGAGCTACACGTCGCAGATGTCGATTGCCTGCGCGAGCGACTCCAGCGGATTGCGCTTCGGGATGAACTCCTGTCCGACGAACCCCTTGTAGCCGGCCTGCACCAGCGCCCGCATGATCGCGGGGTAGTTGAGCTCCTGCGTCTCGTCGATCTCGTTCCGCCCCGGCACTCCACCAGTGTGGACGTGGCCGATATACTCAATGTTTTCGCGAATCGTCGCGATGACGTCCCCCTCCATGATCTGCATGTGGTAGATGTCGTAGAGCAGCTTCACGTTCGGCGAGCCGACCCGTCGACAGACCTCCACCCCCCACGCGGTGCGGTCGCACTGATAGTCCTTGTGGTTGCGCTTACTGTTGAGCAGCTCCATGCAGACGGTGACCTTCTTCTGCTCCGCGAGCCCCGCGATCTGCTTCAACGCGGTGACGCAGTTGGCCAGCCCCTGCTCGTCGTCAATGCCGGCTCGATTGCCGGAGAAACAGATCACGTTCGGATACCCCGCCGCCGACGCGGCCTCGATCGCCTCGCGCAGTTTCGCAAGGCACTCCGCATGGTGCTCAACGTGATTGAGTCCCTTCGTTAGGCTGTGGCTGTTCACCATCGCGCAGATCAGCCCGTGCCGCTGCAGCGTGGGGAAGTCCGCGGGGCCGAGCAGCTCGATCGATTCAATACCGAGCCGCCGACACGCGGCGCAGAACTCGTCCATCGGAATCTTGTTGTAGCACCATCGGCTGACCGAATGCCGCAGGTTTCCCTTCCGCGGCTTCACCGCTCCTTCCTCTGCCGCGGGCGCCGCCGCAGTGGCGACCATCGCGCCACCCGCCACGAGCCACTCCCGGCGGGTCCACCCCATCGCTCCCGTTCCTCGGCTCATCGCACACCTCCCACCGCCCCGACCGGCTTCTCGGGGCATATCTGACGCACGCTACAACGCATTCGCCGGCCGCGCAAATCGCGTCGCCGGCGCTTGTATGGCGAGCGGCCGGGGCAGAGAATGCGACGCATGGAGCCGGGTCTCTACGTCGTCGGCACGCCGATCGGCAACCTGGCCGATCTCTCATCGAGGGCGATCGAAACGCTGCGCGAGGTCGCGCTGATCGTCGCGGAGGACACCCGCATCACTCGCCGGCTGCTTGAGCGGTACGCGATCCGCACACCCATGATCTCCGCTCACAAGTTCTCCGAGGCCGCCCGGGCGGAGAGCGTCGTACGGCGCGCGGCGACGGAACCGGTCGCGCTGGTCACCGATTCCGGCATGCCCGGGCTCGCTGATCCCGGCGCGCGGATCGTCGCGGCGGCCCGTCGCGCCGGCGTGCGGCTGGCGGTGGTGCCGGGCCCCTCCGCGGCGACCGCCGCGCTGGCGCTCAGCGGCTATAGCGGTGATCGCTTCGTGTTCGGCGGATTCCTTCCCTCCCACGGCGAGGCGCGCCGGCGCGTGCTGGGCGAGCTGCTGGCCATGCGAATGACGCTGATCCTGTACGAATCCCCCCATCGCATCGAACGGTTGATGGAGGACCTCGACAACCTGGCGCCCGATCGCAGGGTGTGTCTCTGCCGCGAGCTGACGAAGGTGTTTGAGGAGACAATCGAAGGTCCCGTCCCGGAGGTGCGGCGCCGTCTGACGGGCCGCCGCTCGCGCGGCGAGTTTACCGTCGTGATTGCCCCGCCGC
Protein-coding regions in this window:
- the rsmI gene encoding 16S rRNA (cytidine(1402)-2'-O)-methyltransferase, whose protein sequence is MEPGLYVVGTPIGNLADLSSRAIETLREVALIVAEDTRITRRLLERYAIRTPMISAHKFSEAARAESVVRRAATEPVALVTDSGMPGLADPGARIVAAARRAGVRLAVVPGPSAATAALALSGYSGDRFVFGGFLPSHGEARRRVLGELLAMRMTLILYESPHRIERLMEDLDNLAPDRRVCLCRELTKVFEETIEGPVPEVRRRLTGRRSRGEFTVVIAPPPRQPAGEVVAPV
- the rsfS gene encoding ribosome silencing factor; the encoded protein is MEPDYGALARLVRSAAEEKKGQEPVILDVRTLSSVTDFFVIVTARSTPHLRALRDEVERAMKATGGVRAWRVSGTPESGWIVQDYLGVVVHLMTEEKRRYYALELLWNDAPRLD
- a CDS encoding ferritin, encoding MISRKMAASLNEQINRELYSSYLYLAMAAYCQAEGMSGMAKWLIAQSDEERGHAMKIYRYLEEQGARVALKAIAEPPAEFGSARQVFEETLKHERKVTAAIHALMEQAVREKDFATQGLLQWFVNEQVEEESIAAEIVAKLRMVGQDARGLYWIDRELGQRES
- a CDS encoding TIM barrel protein, with the translated sequence MSRGTGAMGWTRREWLVAGGAMVATAAAPAAEEGAVKPRKGNLRHSVSRWCYNKIPMDEFCAACRRLGIESIELLGPADFPTLQRHGLICAMVNSHSLTKGLNHVEHHAECLAKLREAIEAASAAGYPNVICFSGNRAGIDDEQGLANCVTALKQIAGLAEQKKVTVCMELLNSKRNHKDYQCDRTAWGVEVCRRVGSPNVKLLYDIYHMQIMEGDVIATIRENIEYIGHVHTGGVPGRNEIDETQELNYPAIMRALVQAGYKGFVGQEFIPKRNPLESLAQAIDICDV
- the icd gene encoding NADP-dependent isocitrate dehydrogenase → MQRRIRPPDDGERIGVAPDGTLRVPARPIIPFIEGDGIGRDITRAAMRVWNAAVDRAYQGKRSVAWMEVYAGEKAVRIYGEGVWLPDETLEACRDYRISIKGPLTTPVGGGIRSLNVALRQELDLYVCLRPVRWFPGVPSPVRRPELTNMVIFRENSEDIYAGIEWPAESEGARRVIEFLQREMGVRKIRFPATSAIGVKPVSREGSERLVRAAIRYAIREGRPSVTLVHKGNIMKYTEGGFRDWGYALARREFSAEPIGEGPWLRLRAGGREVVIKDCIADAFLQQILMRPAEYSVIATLNLNGDYISDALAACVGGIGIAPGANINYETGHACFEATHGTAPKYADQDKVNPGSLILSGEMMFRHLGWTEAADLIIRGMEGAIAAKTVTYDFARLMEGATEVSCSGFAEAVVRHMGTDAEGR
- the nadD gene encoding nicotinate-nucleotide adenylyltransferase, which translates into the protein MKIGLFGGSFNPVHLGHLIIARDVLEVHGLDRMLWIPCRVPPHKATADLATPEHRAAMVELAIAGEPRFELCRLELERDGPSYTVDTVRTLRGRLPRDELFFLVGADTVPEMASWRDIGELMRLCEFIAVARPGGPCRPAPASLGLPREPAERMLARWTEAHWIGISSSEIRRRLAAGLSVRYLVPDPVERYLRDHRLYGA